In Desulfosediminicola ganghwensis, a single window of DNA contains:
- a CDS encoding TetR/AcrR family transcriptional regulator — MAKKSNSLADPPVRNREATRGQLIKAVGEILAEKGFGALGVNAVARQANVDKVLIYRYFNDLEGLTKAFAQEGDFWPSIEELAGGDIAAYQFLPLEEKLINLGRNFIRGIRARPLTQEIMAWEMVERNKLTEELEKARELQMLRFFEQFLSKENDNIDLVAIMSIIGGGLSFLICRSRHIQWYNGIDLRSDEGWARIEGGIEQVVRKLLQ, encoded by the coding sequence ATGGCAAAAAAGAGCAATAGCCTGGCCGATCCGCCGGTAAGAAACAGGGAAGCAACCCGGGGGCAGCTTATCAAAGCGGTTGGTGAGATTCTGGCAGAGAAAGGTTTTGGAGCTTTAGGAGTAAATGCTGTGGCTCGTCAGGCGAATGTGGATAAAGTTCTTATCTATCGATATTTTAATGATCTTGAAGGGCTTACCAAGGCATTCGCGCAGGAGGGTGATTTCTGGCCAAGCATTGAGGAACTGGCCGGAGGCGATATTGCTGCATATCAATTCTTGCCGCTTGAGGAAAAACTTATCAACCTAGGGCGAAATTTTATACGAGGTATAAGAGCCAGACCTTTGACCCAGGAAATAATGGCCTGGGAAATGGTTGAGCGAAATAAGCTAACTGAAGAGCTTGAGAAGGCGCGCGAATTGCAAATGCTGAGATTTTTCGAGCAATTTTTAAGTAAAGAAAACGATAATATCGATCTGGTAGCCATAATGTCGATCATCGGAGGCGGACTTAGCTTTCTCATATGCCGGTCTCGGCATATTCAATGGTACAACGGTATCGATTTAAGAAGTGATGAGGGTTGGGCCAGGATTGAGGGAGGTATTGAGCAGGTCGTCCGAAAGCTTCTGCAATAA
- a CDS encoding DUF3313 domain-containing protein produces the protein MKRAQMFAVSAVVIFGLISLQGCAKPAGRTNFLPSQTELLPCQGNKEKLWWERPGFDWHSYKKVIIDPVVVAGDAASGRSAHDRTEVIELERRFREIVTEKLTPEFSVVTEPGPDVLRIKPAITRVDRANPLLNLVTTAAVFMPLDMGGISIEVEFLDSLTGDLLAAMVETKSGTPLQVVASFSQYGHAENAMEDWASELKRALVDNP, from the coding sequence ATGAAAAGGGCCCAAATGTTTGCTGTTTCTGCTGTTGTTATTTTTGGATTGATCTCACTTCAAGGGTGTGCAAAACCGGCAGGCAGAACCAATTTTCTTCCCAGTCAGACAGAATTGCTTCCATGCCAGGGAAACAAGGAGAAACTTTGGTGGGAGCGACCTGGTTTTGACTGGCATTCCTATAAGAAAGTTATAATTGATCCGGTCGTAGTCGCGGGTGATGCCGCTAGTGGTCGCTCCGCCCATGACCGCACAGAAGTCATCGAACTGGAGAGGCGGTTTCGCGAGATCGTGACTGAGAAGCTTACTCCTGAATTCTCGGTTGTTACGGAACCCGGGCCGGATGTGCTCAGAATCAAACCTGCCATCACCAGGGTGGACCGAGCGAATCCGTTGCTCAATCTGGTAACGACCGCGGCAGTTTTCATGCCATTGGATATGGGTGGAATATCCATTGAAGTAGAGTTTCTTGACTCCCTGACTGGCGATCTTCTCGCGGCAATGGTTGAAACCAAATCAGGGACCCCTTTGCAGGTCGTTGCTTCCTTCAGCCAATATGGGCATGCTGAAAATGCAATGGAGGATTGGGCGAGCGAACTGAAAAGAGCCCTCGTCGACAATCCCTGA
- a CDS encoding Acg family FMN-binding oxidoreductase: protein MKTRRKFLTELLFAGVILGGCSLGSSYSFLGRNGSPAPVQQGQIECQPLDMASQTILHHASLAPSGHNCQPWRVRLCQHHKWIIEADPTRRLPYVDSNNRELLLSLGAFLENLSIAAATLGLHAEIEILGSDSMDREIARVFFEEGPAADYNLQLLERRRTVRKGLSPRVISPSDLARLTATTEGQTIYVARGSKQSTYLEDSVVEAFRLQARRDDAQEEFVRWLRLNKNEIMRHRDGITTQSMGLGGIAEWYVSTFMSPADFLSDKMRQKGVDATAAQAREGGGWLLLTNRSQAVADLLTCGRRFQRLALAACELGIAIHPMSQILEEEGAPSLDGILRGDSSIPQFVLRVGYIDRYPTSVRLRRPADWFVYS from the coding sequence ATGAAAACTCGCCGAAAGTTTCTTACCGAATTGCTTTTTGCTGGAGTCATTCTGGGTGGCTGCTCCCTTGGTAGCAGCTATTCATTTTTGGGTCGAAATGGCTCACCCGCCCCTGTACAGCAAGGGCAGATCGAGTGCCAACCCCTTGACATGGCCAGTCAGACGATCCTCCACCATGCCAGTCTTGCCCCCAGTGGTCACAACTGCCAACCCTGGCGGGTTCGGCTCTGCCAGCACCACAAATGGATCATTGAGGCAGACCCGACTCGACGCCTGCCTTACGTTGATTCCAATAACCGCGAACTGTTACTTTCTCTTGGAGCTTTTCTCGAAAACCTCTCCATAGCTGCCGCCACGCTTGGCCTGCATGCCGAGATCGAGATACTCGGCAGTGACAGCATGGACCGGGAAATTGCACGGGTATTTTTTGAGGAAGGACCCGCTGCCGATTATAATCTTCAGCTTCTGGAAAGAAGACGAACCGTCAGGAAGGGACTAAGCCCTCGCGTTATCAGTCCATCCGACCTTGCCCGCCTCACAGCCACGACTGAAGGACAAACCATTTATGTCGCTCGTGGCTCTAAGCAATCCACTTATCTTGAGGATTCCGTCGTGGAAGCCTTTCGTCTGCAGGCACGCAGGGATGATGCGCAGGAGGAATTTGTTCGTTGGCTGCGTTTGAACAAGAATGAGATAATGCGTCACCGGGACGGTATCACAACACAAAGCATGGGGCTGGGAGGTATTGCAGAGTGGTATGTGAGTACTTTTATGTCCCCAGCCGATTTTCTCTCAGATAAAATGCGTCAGAAGGGTGTCGATGCCACCGCTGCCCAGGCTAGGGAAGGTGGCGGCTGGCTCCTCTTGACCAACCGGAGCCAGGCTGTTGCCGATCTGCTTACCTGCGGCAGGCGTTTTCAACGACTTGCACTGGCGGCCTGTGAACTCGGGATAGCCATTCATCCCATGAGCCAGATCCTTGAGGAAGAGGGCGCGCCATCTCTTGATGGAATACTCAGGGGTGACTCGAGTATTCCACAATTCGTGTTGCGGGTCGGTTATATTGACAGATATCCAACCTCTGTCCGTCTGCGCAGGCCGGCAGACTGGTTCGTCTATTCATAG
- a CDS encoding tyrosine-type recombinase/integrase, translating to MARGGMRVGEVLNLTPADIQERNLTIQNPKSGRVGETVYVPQKILVRLTAYANAKDIDSNDRIFPISYVAAWSMVKKAGKMVNIELRPHDLRRHAATYASRSGTPIEIVSKVILRHADLSTTQRYLGKVNDTEAIRWIETLYG from the coding sequence ATGGCCAGGGGAGGGATGAGAGTTGGCGAAGTTTTGAATCTCACACCAGCAGACATTCAAGAGAGAAATCTGACTATCCAAAATCCCAAAAGCGGTCGAGTTGGCGAGACTGTTTATGTTCCACAGAAAATTTTGGTAAGGTTAACAGCCTATGCAAATGCCAAGGATATAGACAGCAATGACCGTATATTTCCCATTTCCTATGTCGCCGCCTGGTCGATGGTTAAAAAGGCTGGCAAGATGGTCAACATAGAACTGCGACCACATGATCTTCGACGCCATGCAGCAACGTATGCCTCAAGATCGGGAACTCCTATAGAAATTGTCAGCAAGGTAATCCTGCGGCATGCTGATCTTTCAACTACTCAACGATATCTTGGGAAAGTGAACGATACAGAGGCCATCCGGTGGATAGAAACGCTTTACGGATAG
- a CDS encoding IS110 family transposase — protein MGILYFIGLDIHKKVIAYCIKTEDGHLVETGKIDASRNSLDEWVDRLPGPWIGAMEATIFTGWIYDYLAPHAVGLKVAHPEMLKAITAAKKKNDRDDAEKITDLLRVKLLSECYMLPTEIRELRRVLRYRTHVVQTAVRMQNKMSGLLMEVGAGYNKKRLHGKKYFHNLLETFDDIPESVKELLKLSRAGYEMFHTAQKHLTKALRTNPLIQERVRRLMTIQGVGEVTALTWVLEIGDPMRFPSVRKAVSYCGLCSAQCESAGKEKRGPISKKRNKHLQTTLVEAAKIAPRWNTQLAAIHERELKKGNRNRATLAVARKMVAYMMAVDKTKADFLVPEEHAVA, from the coding sequence ATGGGAATACTTTACTTTATTGGTTTGGACATTCACAAGAAAGTGATTGCATATTGCATAAAGACAGAGGATGGCCATTTGGTTGAAACAGGGAAGATCGATGCCAGCAGAAACTCTTTGGATGAATGGGTAGACAGATTGCCGGGCCCATGGATTGGTGCCATGGAGGCAACCATTTTCACTGGCTGGATCTACGATTACCTTGCACCACATGCCGTGGGACTGAAAGTAGCACATCCAGAAATGCTGAAAGCTATCACTGCTGCCAAAAAGAAGAATGATCGCGACGACGCCGAAAAAATAACTGATCTCCTGAGGGTAAAGCTCCTTTCTGAATGTTATATGTTGCCTACTGAAATCCGCGAACTACGGCGCGTTCTTCGATATCGCACTCATGTCGTTCAAACTGCGGTAAGGATGCAGAACAAAATGTCTGGATTGCTCATGGAGGTTGGGGCTGGATACAATAAAAAGCGACTGCATGGGAAAAAATATTTCCATAACCTCCTTGAGACATTTGATGATATCCCGGAATCAGTGAAAGAACTCCTGAAGTTGAGCCGCGCCGGTTACGAGATGTTTCATACGGCTCAGAAACATCTCACAAAGGCCTTACGCACCAACCCCCTGATACAGGAGCGGGTACGGCGTCTAATGACAATCCAGGGAGTCGGTGAGGTGACCGCTCTGACCTGGGTACTTGAGATTGGTGACCCCATGAGATTTCCTTCCGTTCGCAAGGCAGTCAGCTACTGCGGACTCTGCAGCGCCCAGTGCGAATCAGCAGGTAAAGAGAAACGAGGACCAATTTCTAAGAAGCGCAACAAACATTTGCAAACCACACTTGTTGAGGCGGCCAAAATTGCTCCGCGGTGGAACACGCAACTAGCTGCCATCCATGAACGGGAATTAAAAAAGGGAAACAGGAACAGGGCAACGCTTGCCGTTGCCAGAAAAATGGTAGCCTACATGATGGCTGTAGATAAAACTAAAGCCGACTTCTTGGTACCGGAGGAACATGCAGTAGCCTAA
- a CDS encoding SHOCT domain-containing protein, which yields MWGANVSEWGNSFCGWGPPWGHGPWFMGWLFPLLFWGLIAYLALSIIRGLFSSTRSKQHDNALEILRNRFAAGEIDEKEYNAQKAVLGRG from the coding sequence ATGTGGGGAGCTAACGTATCTGAATGGGGCAACTCTTTTTGCGGTTGGGGACCACCTTGGGGGCACGGCCCATGGTTTATGGGTTGGTTATTTCCTCTCCTCTTCTGGGGCCTGATTGCCTATCTGGCATTGAGCATTATCAGGGGCTTATTTTCCAGTACTCGTTCAAAACAACATGATAACGCACTTGAAATTTTGAGAAATCGTTTTGCTGCTGGTGAGATAGACGAAAAGGAATATAATGCTCAAAAGGCTGTTTTGGGCAGAGGCTAA
- a CDS encoding GNAT family N-acetyltransferase has product MNTQIVHGTAHINWQDLCELIRLAPLGERDVEKMQKAAENSYAVCSAYVDNELVGFGRAISDGQYQSAIYDVVVLPRYQGKGVGRLIVQSLLEKLPEGALSLMYVVPGKQKFYEKFGFKCLATGMGRFPDPDKARRNGYLV; this is encoded by the coding sequence ATGAACACTCAGATAGTGCATGGAACTGCGCATATCAATTGGCAAGACCTTTGTGAATTGATACGACTTGCGCCCCTTGGTGAACGTGACGTGGAAAAAATGCAAAAAGCTGCGGAAAACAGTTATGCCGTCTGTTCAGCCTATGTCGACAATGAACTGGTTGGCTTTGGCAGGGCGATATCTGATGGCCAGTATCAATCAGCTATTTATGATGTGGTTGTATTGCCGCGTTATCAAGGCAAGGGGGTTGGCAGGCTGATAGTTCAATCCCTGCTTGAAAAGCTGCCTGAAGGAGCGCTGTCGCTTATGTATGTGGTGCCGGGAAAACAAAAGTTCTATGAGAAGTTCGGGTTCAAGTGTCTGGCCACAGGAATGGGGCGTTTCCCAGACCCCGATAAAGCGAGGCGAAATGGCTACCTGGTGTAA
- a CDS encoding GNAT family N-acetyltransferase → MRAIVLRESQTMCGHINFHSCPGPDDLREIAADGVELGYSEGEAFRRQDYAKEAVFTLMKWAFEHHQQHCFILSIRPDNVASLAMARSLGFSEIGAHVDEEDGLELYFERRISHWPEEWRS, encoded by the coding sequence TTGCGAGCTATTGTCCTTAGAGAATCGCAGACGATGTGTGGCCATATCAACTTTCACTCTTGTCCCGGACCGGATGATCTGAGGGAAATAGCGGCTGACGGCGTGGAGTTGGGGTATTCGGAAGGAGAAGCTTTTCGTCGCCAGGATTACGCAAAGGAGGCCGTCTTTACCTTGATGAAGTGGGCTTTTGAGCACCATCAGCAGCACTGCTTCATTCTCTCGATCCGCCCTGACAATGTCGCCTCACTTGCCATGGCCCGCTCACTTGGGTTTTCAGAAATTGGTGCCCATGTCGATGAAGAAGATGGATTGGAACTCTATTTCGAGCGACGTATCAGCCATTGGCCTGAAGAATGGCGTTCATGA
- the glgP gene encoding alpha-glucan family phosphorylase, translating into MNPERYLPRSLPASLKGLTDLALDLRWNWNHCADVLWRAIDPEIWEGTEDPWLILESVSRMRLETLAADPAFMEELRNQLAYRQAYMRQPTWYDERYGSDRLGSVVYFSMEFGLSDALPIYSGGLGVLAGDFLKTASDLGIPVVGIGLLYQQGYFRQALDTNGVQLAFFPFNNPTMLPVLPLQGPDGEWLRVSVELPGRTLHLRGWLAQVGRVPLYLLDSNDLLNAPGDRGITGELYGGGTEMRLRQEIVLGIGGWRLLDALKISPSVCHLNEGHAAFVVLERARRFMDQHDRSFSISFQATRAGNIFTTHTPVAAGFDRFPPGLMTQYFSEYTKTLGISMEALLSLGCSREAENHDSFNMAYLALRGCGRTNGVSRLHGEVSRQIFRPLFPRWPQQEIPIGHVTNGVHVPSWDSAAADTLWTERCGKGSWFSTLETVEYALKNVDDEKLWTMRNEARQPLITAVRRRLICQQEACRLSEKDLRQCRETLDPHVLTIGFARRFASYKRPGLLLTDPERLTHLLTHPQHPVQLIIAGKAHPQDEEGKRLVREWSEYLRRPEVREHGVFLEDYDMGLAAELVQGVDLWLNTPRRPWEACGTSGMKVLVNGGLNLSELDGWWAEAYEPGVGWSLGDGKEHDHDPAWDAKEAEELYMLLEEEVVPAFYTRDERGIPTAWVTRMRHSMARLTPLFSCNRMVREYTSDYYVPAAAAYQRRAADNGSLATALDEWHLTLLSHWQQLRFGQCTVEESSVRNLFLVEVYLGEVHPSAVRVELYADPLSPDSNPVRITMDRGERLSGSVIGYQYHAVVSKGRSAQDYTPRVIPYHADASVPVEINFILWRE; encoded by the coding sequence ATGAACCCCGAACGATACCTGCCCCGGTCTCTACCAGCTTCGCTTAAAGGGCTGACGGACTTGGCGCTGGATCTGCGATGGAACTGGAATCATTGTGCCGATGTTCTATGGCGGGCAATTGATCCGGAGATCTGGGAAGGTACGGAAGATCCATGGCTGATTCTGGAAAGTGTTTCGAGAATGCGGTTGGAAACGTTGGCTGCCGATCCAGCCTTTATGGAGGAACTTCGGAACCAGCTGGCGTATCGACAGGCGTATATGAGACAGCCCACATGGTATGATGAGAGGTATGGAAGTGATCGCCTGGGATCTGTGGTCTACTTCAGCATGGAATTCGGTTTAAGTGATGCACTGCCCATCTATTCGGGCGGTTTGGGTGTGCTCGCAGGGGATTTCCTCAAGACTGCAAGTGATCTGGGTATTCCCGTGGTGGGTATTGGACTGCTCTATCAGCAGGGGTATTTTCGTCAGGCGCTTGACACCAATGGGGTACAGCTGGCATTTTTTCCGTTCAACAATCCCACCATGCTGCCGGTGCTCCCTCTCCAGGGCCCGGATGGCGAATGGCTACGGGTCAGTGTCGAACTGCCCGGCCGGACACTGCATTTACGTGGCTGGCTGGCGCAGGTTGGAAGAGTTCCTCTGTATTTGCTCGACAGTAACGATCTGCTCAATGCGCCGGGCGACCGTGGCATCACCGGTGAATTGTATGGTGGCGGAACCGAAATGCGCCTGCGACAGGAAATCGTTTTGGGTATCGGCGGCTGGCGGTTGCTGGACGCACTGAAGATATCACCTTCGGTATGTCATCTCAATGAAGGGCATGCCGCTTTCGTCGTGCTGGAGCGAGCCCGCCGGTTTATGGATCAGCATGATCGTTCATTCAGTATTTCTTTTCAGGCAACCAGGGCTGGCAATATATTTACAACCCATACGCCCGTAGCAGCAGGTTTTGATCGTTTCCCACCAGGGCTTATGACGCAATATTTTTCCGAATATACGAAGACGCTCGGCATATCCATGGAAGCTCTACTCTCGTTGGGATGTTCACGGGAGGCCGAGAACCATGATTCCTTTAACATGGCATATCTCGCACTCCGGGGCTGCGGTAGGACAAACGGCGTCAGTCGCTTGCACGGAGAGGTGAGCCGTCAAATTTTTCGTCCCCTCTTTCCCCGTTGGCCCCAACAGGAAATCCCCATAGGACATGTCACAAACGGTGTGCACGTGCCATCGTGGGATTCTGCGGCTGCCGATACGCTCTGGACTGAACGGTGCGGCAAGGGCAGCTGGTTCAGCACCCTGGAAACCGTCGAGTATGCCTTGAAAAACGTTGACGATGAAAAATTGTGGACTATGCGCAATGAGGCACGCCAACCGCTCATTACAGCGGTGCGCCGTCGTCTAATTTGCCAGCAGGAAGCTTGCCGCCTGTCTGAAAAAGATCTTCGGCAATGCCGTGAGACGCTTGATCCGCATGTGCTGACAATCGGCTTCGCTCGCCGCTTTGCCAGTTACAAGAGACCAGGGTTGCTACTTACCGACCCGGAACGATTGACCCACCTACTCACGCACCCACAGCATCCTGTTCAGCTTATTATTGCCGGTAAGGCACATCCTCAGGATGAAGAAGGAAAAAGGCTGGTCCGCGAATGGAGTGAGTATTTGCGCCGACCGGAAGTGCGTGAGCATGGAGTTTTCCTTGAGGATTATGATATGGGCCTTGCTGCTGAACTGGTCCAGGGTGTTGATCTGTGGTTGAATACACCTCGCCGGCCCTGGGAAGCCTGCGGTACCAGTGGAATGAAGGTGCTGGTTAACGGAGGGCTCAACTTGTCCGAACTTGATGGCTGGTGGGCCGAGGCCTATGAACCTGGAGTAGGTTGGTCACTTGGTGATGGAAAGGAGCACGATCACGATCCCGCCTGGGATGCCAAAGAGGCTGAAGAATTGTATATGCTGCTGGAGGAGGAAGTGGTACCGGCATTCTACACCCGCGACGAACGCGGCATTCCCACGGCATGGGTGACCAGAATGCGGCATAGCATGGCACGACTGACGCCACTATTTTCCTGCAATCGGATGGTGCGAGAGTACACCAGCGATTACTATGTGCCGGCAGCAGCGGCGTATCAACGGAGGGCCGCAGACAATGGTAGTCTTGCAACCGCCCTGGATGAGTGGCATCTTACTCTTCTTAGTCACTGGCAGCAGCTGCGTTTTGGGCAATGCACTGTCGAGGAGTCTTCCGTGCGAAACTTGTTTCTCGTTGAAGTCTATCTGGGTGAGGTGCATCCGTCAGCAGTTAGGGTTGAATTGTATGCTGACCCGCTGTCACCTGATTCGAATCCCGTCCGCATCACCATGGATCGTGGTGAGAGGCTATCAGGGTCTGTTATCGGCTATCAATATCATGCAGTTGTATCAAAAGGGCGATCTGCACAAGACTACACTCCGAGAGTGATACCATATCATGCGGATGCCTCAGTGCCTGTAGAAATCAATTTTATTCTCTGGCGGGAATGA
- a CDS encoding universal stress protein has protein sequence MSSPLLKGIINAARECRKYHIIVVAGDIVSEILTHAESQKADMIIVGTHGQQTQGEIVLGSISEQFLRKAPCPVLVINPYR, from the coding sequence ATGTCATCTCCACTTTTGAAGGGCATCATTAATGCTGCCCGTGAATGCCGAAAATATCACATAATTGTGGTAGCTGGTGATATTGTCAGTGAAATTCTCACCCATGCAGAGAGCCAGAAGGCCGATATGATCATTGTCGGGACCCATGGCCAACAGACACAGGGTGAAATTGTTCTCGGCAGTATCTCCGAACAATTTCTCAGAAAGGCTCCATGCCCGGTATTGGTTATAAATCCATATAGGTAG
- a CDS encoding Hsp20/alpha crystallin family protein has translation MAIVRWDPWREIEDMVERYTRAVGQPRAGSQEVIAAGDWAPRVDIIETDKAFVIKAEIPEVNREDVKVTVDNGILTIRGERKQEIEEKGKKIHRIERSFGIFTRSFTLPDNVDEKNIKASFKDGMLNLQILKTEEVKQKAIEIKVE, from the coding sequence ATGGCAATAGTACGATGGGATCCATGGCGAGAAATTGAGGATATGGTCGAACGCTACACGAGAGCTGTAGGGCAACCTCGAGCGGGAAGCCAAGAGGTTATTGCTGCAGGGGATTGGGCTCCCCGTGTAGACATCATTGAGACCGATAAGGCATTCGTAATCAAAGCAGAAATTCCCGAGGTAAATAGAGAAGATGTCAAGGTTACAGTAGACAATGGTATCTTGACGATTCGGGGGGAGAGAAAACAGGAGATAGAGGAGAAAGGAAAAAAAATCCATCGAATCGAACGATCTTTCGGAATCTTCACCCGGAGTTTTACCTTGCCCGACAATGTCGATGAAAAGAACATCAAGGCTTCGTTCAAGGATGGCATGCTGAACCTGCAGATTCTGAAGACTGAGGAGGTAAAGCAAAAAGCCATTGAGATTAAAGTAGAGTAA
- a CDS encoding 2,3-bisphosphoglycerate-dependent phosphoglycerate mutase, with amino-acid sequence MESRHKLVLLRHGLSDWNQQNRFTGWQDVDLAEAGIAEAHKAGAALREAGYRFDVAYTSLLKRAIRTLWIVLDELDRQVLVDRPDIHGREAILKIHSRNVIFGPDVDLGKIAGRTPGFVGADLANIINEASLRAQGVLNDLAHILFEKESVQGEELRKMLSVAPSGMANISPEQPSSNSAGKSDNENVDHSGNTEKST; translated from the coding sequence ATGGAGAGCAGGCACAAACTTGTACTCCTGCGGCACGGGTTAAGTGACTGGAACCAGCAGAACCGCTTTACCGGTTGGCAAGACGTAGACCTTGCCGAAGCCGGAATCGCCGAGGCACATAAGGCTGGTGCTGCCTTGCGCGAGGCGGGATACCGGTTCGATGTCGCCTACACCTCTTTACTCAAGCGAGCTATTCGAACGCTATGGATCGTTTTGGACGAACTCGATCGGCAGGTCCTGGTCGACCGACCGGATATCCATGGACGTGAAGCCATCCTGAAGATCCATTCCAGAAATGTGATTTTTGGTCCCGATGTCGACCTCGGCAAAATCGCCGGTCGCACACCGGGTTTTGTCGGGGCGGACCTGGCCAACATTATCAATGAAGCTTCTCTCAGAGCGCAGGGTGTCTTGAATGATCTGGCCCATATCCTTTTTGAAAAGGAAAGCGTGCAGGGAGAGGAGCTGAGGAAGATGCTGTCAGTAGCCCCATCGGGAATGGCGAACATATCTCCCGAGCAGCCATCCTCGAACAGCGCCGGAAAAAGCGATAATGAAAATGTTGACCATTCTGGAAACACAGAGAAATCCACGTAA
- a CDS encoding nitroreductase family protein codes for MDKDQLSQFIRSEAHAIDMATKCDDKDGGRDAYASLKILLNAWVENDYPAGPDIGWAKKMLKRYTLWCSKDGKYITLPKSTVAGHYEEYEQGIFAVIRNRRSIRFWKKQPVLRADIEKIIESALYAPSAFHKMPYHFYVVENIPVAIIEGDSSNESLLQKAPIKIYVAIDERFYGEKNAPALDAGMAIQNMLLAAHALGLGACVMYQCELVDQRRLRRLLQAPDYHMVYCVVVLGHPNEVPIPPGRARVRDVTSYM; via the coding sequence ATGGACAAAGACCAGTTGAGCCAGTTTATTCGCAGTGAAGCACATGCCATCGATATGGCAACCAAGTGTGATGATAAAGATGGGGGGCGGGACGCGTATGCCTCTCTAAAAATACTGCTGAATGCCTGGGTGGAAAATGACTATCCTGCGGGGCCTGATATCGGCTGGGCAAAGAAGATGCTCAAGCGCTATACGCTCTGGTGTTCAAAGGACGGCAAATACATTACTCTGCCGAAAAGCACCGTTGCTGGTCACTATGAAGAATATGAACAGGGCATATTTGCCGTAATTCGAAATAGACGTTCAATACGATTCTGGAAAAAACAGCCGGTACTGCGAGCCGATATAGAAAAAATAATAGAGTCCGCCCTCTACGCCCCAAGTGCTTTCCATAAAATGCCGTATCACTTTTATGTGGTGGAAAACATTCCGGTGGCCATCATCGAGGGAGATAGCAGCAATGAGAGTCTGCTGCAAAAAGCGCCCATAAAAATCTATGTGGCCATAGATGAACGTTTTTATGGGGAAAAAAATGCTCCCGCGCTGGATGCGGGAATGGCCATACAAAATATGCTTTTGGCTGCCCATGCTCTCGGCCTGGGAGCGTGCGTGATGTATCAGTGCGAGTTGGTTGATCAGCGCCGATTGCGTCGATTGCTGCAGGCCCCTGACTATCATATGGTCTATTGTGTCGTGGTATTAGGTCATCCCAACGAGGTTCCTATCCCGCCCGGTCGAGCAAGGGTTCGAGATGTGACCAGCTATATGTAA